A section of the Triticum dicoccoides isolate Atlit2015 ecotype Zavitan chromosome 7A, WEW_v2.0, whole genome shotgun sequence genome encodes:
- the LOC119329037 gene encoding BTB/POZ and MATH domain-containing protein 1-like, which translates to MKESDVAAGVVRIGDMEAGVFKAFLGFMYTDSLPEIAKKEEDAMYQHLLVAADGYNMERLKLICEDKLCKRIDASPVANVLAFAELHHCRDLKDACFEFLGTPANLREAMATDGFEHLSTSCPSVVKELIALCSAP; encoded by the coding sequence ATGAAGGAGAGCGACGTCGCCGCCGGCGTGGTCCGCATAGGCGACATGGAGGCGGGGGTGTTCAAGGCCTTTCTCGGCTTCATGTACACCGACTCGCTGCCGGAGATAGCAAAGAAGGAGGAAGACGCCATGTACCAGCATCTCCTTGTGGCCGCGGACGGGTATAACATGGAGAGGCTCAAGTTGATTTGCGAAGACAAGCTGTGCAAGAGAATTGATGCGAGCCCTGTGGCCAACGTGTTGGCGTTCGCTGAGCTTCACCACTGCCGTGATCTCAAGGACGCATGCTTCGAATTTCTCGGCACTCCTGCAAATCTCAGGGAGGCCATGGCCACTGACGGCTTCGAGCATCTGAGCACAAGCTGCCCTTCTGTCGTCAAGGAGCTGATTGCCTTGTGCTCCGCACCTTAG